AGATCAATCACAGCCAAGAACTTCCTAATAGTGGTTCGAAACTACTTGGAGAAACACGAGAAGAGGTCGCCAATGTTGAGTGGCATGATAACTTGCAAGAGGGATGAAACAGTCAAAGAGTTGATTCAAAAGCTCGACTCTGAGAAGATCCAACGAGTGTACGTCACGGACGAGGACGGGAACTTGGAAGGAGTGATCACACTTAGAGACATCATTTCAAGGTTAGTACACGAACCGCGTGGCTACTTTGgtgatttcttcgatggtgtGTTGCCTTTACCAGAAAATAGCAGGGTTTAAAAGAGTAATCAAACAAGTCCTTACGCTTCCTACATGAACGATGAAACTCCATTTTTCTTTGCGATTTCCTGGTTTTTAATTTGCCTGTGTGTTGGGATACTAATTGGATACGCAGATTGTAACATAGGTGAGCCTTTTGTACTTAAAAGTTACTTGTGGCTTGAGAGATTCCAATTTCTGTAAATTTTGGGTGTATTCAAGAACTCGATTTGGATGTTCTGTGTTGCAATTTAATAAGAAGAGCTTATCTTCTTGGAATAAATCTATCCATCTCTCTCAATCTCTCAAAAATAAACTAACCAGATTAAGTTAGATATGCATATTGCATGGCACCTTTGTaactttcatgtgaaatattcaTTTTTGTTAAGAAAAGTCAACTTTTTCTCATACATAATTTcagtaattcattattgatttttataataaatagTTGATTTTTCCCAACAATCTGATTACTTTGTATCCTAAACCCAAAAACATTAAGATTTGATGAGTTAGAAATAAACCAAGAAAAGTCCTTAATCAAAGTTATGCAAAAGTACAAAGCATGGTATaaagataatattttatatataaacttaAGCAGTTTCACTTAATTATAGTCATAATTTTTAGGCTGACTTAGACGAATTTGAACACAAAAAATTGATTAAAGCAGTATGATTTGTCAGACTAAAATTTTAGCCTGTTGCAATTGATATCCAAGCCAATGTTTGAAGGCGTCGGTTGAGATGATGAAAGGAGTAGACGAGCAAAATGTCTCGATGGAGACCCGTCGGAGGATTAGGAAAAATAACAGATTGAGGGatataaatagaaaaattaagtgcttaaaaataaatagttaaaattaAGCACTGaacaattaaatgttaaatttaagttataaaatatattttgtatattatttaaaattaaatataaaatataattagattatttgattaaaataaattctatttAGTAGATTTCATTATTAGTTAACCAAATAATACCTTGATATTATCCCAACTAAAATATATTTGACTTGATGATAACAAATTATCCTTATTTAATAAATTGTTATCAATAAAGTCGATGATAAACAAATgttaatatatttaaaagtttctcttacaataaaaataacaaatttgttttaaagttaattaaaaattcaaaattctcgATTTAACTTGTAGCACCTTCTTCGAATTACTGACACTTCAATAAATTGATCTCAATTTAAGTTACACAAATTTGATTGAAGTGATTCAAGATGCGTTGAAAAGTTAATTGAAAGAGCTACAAGTTGAAAAAGATAACTTTGACCATCTTCCCATCTAGATGTATATTTCAAATGCTTTTCATGCTTAAATACGTAACagcaaatttaaaatattaaaatataaggaAGGAAACaatcatatttcatttatataGATAATATATGTCAAATTTAgagtaaattaaaaattttaactaattattttatgtggAAAAATTCAACCTGTTCaagaatattaatatatatataaaatatttaaattaatatgataaatatatcaaatcgatttaaaattttacatgtaAATTATAATTGTGATGTTGATTTTTACATGTAGCATGGAGatgtaaaacataataataataataataataataatagaaaacaaTCCAAGTTGTAAATTGTGATGCTGGTGAAAAACTAGAGGTTTGAGTGGCGGCCGACGCGTTCAAACTTAAACAAGTGGGGTAGAATTTGTTTGGAGAATGAGGAAACAACTCCGCTCAGCAAATagattatatttattaataagcCAATAGAGTTGGGATAAAACCCAACTGCCAACCTTATTTTTACCAACACTTTTCCTTACAGACAAACTTCCTCACTGTAACCACAGCCATTCTTCATGCTGCATAATTGGCGACAGTTTTCATCCCTATTTCCAATGTTTAAATCCAAATATGCTGTTGGAGTTATGTTCAATTAACCACAGCTTGGCTTGTTAGTCTTAAATTGTCGCATCCTTTGTATAAATGGAGAGAAAAAAAAGTTATTGACCAAATTTCGTTTTTTGATAGgggataattaaattatttgagaaTTGAGATCGCTCGATTAATCTTATAAAACTTGTTTTTTAATTATCAAAATTGACTTTTGTTGATAAACAATGCATCATTCAAGTTTGAATTTGTTATAGTTGTGCATGATTATGTTAGAAAGAAAATAATTCCTAATTTGAGTGATGTTTTGCATACCAATAACTTCAAATTCTGATGTTCAAATTtggatttaaaaaaataaaaaatacatagcaccaaattaaaattttttatttaactcaCAAACTTATCCAATTTAACTCACTCGAACTTCACAATAACTTAAAAagcttattatttatttatgcgTTGAACAAGCGAATATGTCTTGTTTGCACCCACTGTCCTAACCCCATGCCATCTTGATGTTCATCGGTATAACTTTCGTTTTCTGGTTTGGTTAGCCATCAAGAAATTCGCCCCTACCGCccaacaaaacatgaagaaagaATTCATCTTTGGCTGCATTTACCAGCAGCGAGAGATGTGGCCATGCTCCCATTACCACCCAAAATTTCAGTTTATCTTCCATGGACCACCGAAGGGCGTCAGGGTTCAAATGGACCCTCTTCAGTTTTATTCATGAAAAGGCAAAAATGACTTGTCTCCAAGGAACAGGCAATTAATGCGAAATTTTTAGACCTAACAAGATCCCAATTGAGTTATTGTCGTAAACCCAAGACATTGCATGTTCATTTGTTACACTATCATAATAATGTCTGTAAAAAACATGTGGGTTTTACATGTTTCTTGTTGTTATGAAACAGGGTGCCCCTGTATCATGTCCCTCTTGCTTTCACCTTAGTGTTTTAtgctctttttaaaaaaaaaagaaaagaaaaataagattgTTCTTTAGCTTTTCAGGCAATGCACTTCAAACAAGCTCCTATATCTTCGTTCGGATTTTCTATACAAGTCCGAATGCTCACAAAGGGCACTAAAATAAGAAGCCTATGTAGCTCTGTACCAAAAAGAATGTCTAAGCTGGGAGACAAACTTTCATTTCATGATAACTACCActtggaaaattaacggcaatttgTAGATTAGTCAACAAAAAGGACTGTTTCACAAGGCTGAATGGAAGGCATAGATCATTTTGCTGAATTCAAGTACAAAATTGGCAGCTATGTTGACTCTAAGGGGCAGAGTCTACATTGGCAACAGTGGAGGAATTTCAACATTCCATCAGTTCTATCCTAGAAAACCAAAACTATACAAAGCATATTTCAAGGCAAGATTTTTGTTCCTTTAGCTAAGCAAGCAAAAGAAGTCATTCCAAGGGGTCAACCAATAAAGCATTGCTTTTTCCTAAATGAAAACATTGAAGCTTCTGCCAAGGAAGCTTCCACTACATGCAAATGCAAGCACTAGTTTTTGTCCATCCTTTATTCTTTCCACCTAGAGAACTTAAATAACGGCTACAACACGATATTACCGTCCCTATTCTGCTATTTCAATTCCGTTGCTAAACCACACAGTTTTAGACATGATATAAAGAAAATAACTAAAACAAGAGATAATTCAACGAGAAACAAAGTAATACGAACACAAGAATACACAAACGTGTTAATAATAAGAATACGAGATGAATATATGGAGTGTTAAGTCTGCTTGAAACGCGAAAGATTTTTGGTGAGAGAAAAAGAAGTGATCATCAATGCTATACTCTACATGTAGAAAAGTTTCTGCATTGCTATACCTAATCTAAGTGCCCTGCATTTGATGTATTTACTCTATATTGGACTCTTTAACACCATAAAAACTTGAAAGAGACCCTCAATCAGTCATGCCTTCCCTTATACTAACATAtttatgaagaaaaacaaagagaaAATCTGCAAGACGGGACCAAAATGTTCACAATACACGACAACATATAGGTCCTACTCTCATAACATTTATGCCTTCCTTTAACAGGGATAACATCTAAAGTAATCTTGAATGAGATTCTCATAACACTTATGCCTTCCCTTAACTCATGCCTTCCCTTAACAGGGATAACATCTTAATTTAGCTTTAGGTGACTGCTTGCTGATACCACAAACCCTGAAATGCTAACTCAAAAACTTTGAACCTTATATTCTGTGGGCCTTTCACTCTGCCATCCACATAATCCTCACATGGCATTGACTAAATAAACTATGAATGGTGAAACTTACTTTCTGGCACTGAACATTTAAATGAATTTCTTCCAAGTACTCTTTTAAGGACCAAAAATAGGGATCCTCTCAAATGAAACGTTCATTATGCGATTACATTTTACagcaaaatcatcaacaaattgtACATGAATTTACTTTGGAATTACACAAGCTATCAGTTCTTGTAACTCCCTCCATCGTATCATCCTATATAGCTCATTTGTGCTTTAAACAATGAATCTCCTAATTGTCCTATGCATAAAATTAACAGCAGAACTAGTCTAAACATTTTTATCTGCTTGATTGCTTCTTCAATCACATTTCACAAATGCTTCTTGCAGAAAATAATTATCTTCAACATGCAGGAGTTAACCAAGCTGGCATGATCCTAAAGTAACAGTCTAACTGAAAGACATAAAAAATGGAAGAGATGTAGCCATTCCTTTAAGACATACACAACTGGATATTACGTCATGTTAGGTATCATGTAAAATCTTTCTAGCAGGAACAACAAGACATGGCACAATTGGGACTCAAAATATACTTGTTGGCTTCAATCCTAAACATATAAACAGTGCTACTAGTCCATATATTAATATTACAGAACAAGAAGCTTTGTTTTGGTCGACAAAgaacttcagacttcagacacTTCAGAAGACTGAGAAAAGAAGAAACTTGCCAGGATACCAGTGGGTCTTTGAGGCATGAAAAATGGAGAGGTAAAAAATATTGCCACAATGCTAATGGTGATTcatgaaataaaatatatgaacCACAAGAAAATCCACACATAAACTATAAACATGTACAGATACAGTTTATAAAGGGGTGACAAGTAGTTTTCAAAAAACCTGTGTTTAAAACATCAaacagattaaaaaaaaaaaagtcatcaGATACATATATAGGTAAAACTCTCGCTCCGATTAGTCCTCGATGAGCGGAAGGGCCATACCTGCATTGAGAATCTTTGTATCCTATGTACTCTTTCTTCTCATATGGTGAAGAACAAGAGGTGAGCCTTCAAACAAATCCAATAGATAGTTTTCTAAATCCTCTGGTGTATACTTAATGTATTTTCCAGCATGCCTTCCACTTTCTAGCTGGCTCCCGAACCTCCCCATGAAGGAGCGATAAGCTGGAATTACTTTCTCTGATATGGAAATTCGAAGCTCTTCACGGAGTTGAGGATCTGGGACCTTCCAACCTGTCTGAATCCTATATATGTCCTCAAAACATGCATTGAAGCTCTTAAATCTTTCCTTCAAGGCTACCTTGGAGGCATTGTTCGAGCTACCACCAATTCCTTCATCTTTCAAACAATGTAAAGCTTTGGTCCAACAAGTCCTCAGATAACTTGTTGCATACTGGCGTATTGAGCCACGCCGCTTACGAACCCAGTTGTCTCCCAAAAGCTTTCTTAGCTCCGAATCCTTCACCTTTTGCACTATATACAGATTATTATTCATCAGAAAGATACAATGTAATGCACCATCCTCGTATAGTTTTGATTTCTCCTCAAGATTGGATTCCAAAGAGGATATCAACAACAGCAACCGTTTCGCAAACGGAGTCATTGTCTCTAGCTCACCGTCTTCACTCTTCAATCCGTCCGCTTCATCCTCGTCATTCTCCAATAAGGAATTCAAAGTCTCGCTATAATCTACAAGCAGTTTCACATAGTTCATCACATACCGAGTAAGCGGATGAATCTCCCCATTCTGCATAGGTTTTTTTGAAGCCTCATTCTTCACAGCATTCTCAAACTCCAAAAATGTCCCTTTCGCCGCATCCCCTAATCCAGCCAACACTCCCTTCGCCTCCGTGCACATATATTCATCCGTGAACATCATCTCGAACTCGAGCAATGCATCTGCTAACACATCATACATATCCAGGATCCTAAACAGCTTCTCAGATGATCTTTTCCCAATAGCCACTGCTTCCCCGAAATTCAACAACTGCATTACACACCCTTTCCCGGTTTCATTAAAACAAATCTCTTTAATTGAATTCGATCCATTGAAAATCTGATCACAAAGCCTCTTTTCCCCATTCAAAAGAACCCTAACAGTAATCTTAACAGCCTGAAtccatttcttcatcttttcatCCAAAGCTTTCCATTCAATCTTTTGAACTTCCTCAATACTTAACTTCTCAACTCCGAGAATCACCAAACACTCATCCAAAGCATCACGCCTAACATTACTATAAGCTTGAACGCACTCTTTTTCGTACCCAGCATTGATCATCCGGTCAGCAATCTCTTTCAATTCCATAACAGCATCAGGGTTTATCAAATCCACACATAAATCATCACCGAAACTCGGTCCTCGCTCGTGAAAGCACCCTCTTTCGCTATCAACCTCTG
This window of the Gossypium arboreum isolate Shixiya-1 chromosome 12, ASM2569848v2, whole genome shotgun sequence genome carries:
- the LOC108479473 gene encoding exocyst complex component EXO70B1-like, whose protein sequence is MTTTTTNLGAGSEDRVMATAQQILKSLNTPKEVREDMLLIFSSFDNRLSNITDLINENSDSAGVRFDAAEKVILQWDSSSSSSNADASRHSLPWEDSPDEAAEYLSAVDEILHLVADMSIRSDNKIMDRAETAIQMAMSRLEDEFRLVLIRNTVPLDSERLYGSIRRVSLSFAANDGEIGDEFESFAEVDSERGCFHERGPSFGDDLCVDLINPDAVMELKEIADRMINAGYEKECVQAYSNVRRDALDECLVILGVEKLSIEEVQKIEWKALDEKMKKWIQAVKITVRVLLNGEKRLCDQIFNGSNSIKEICFNETGKGCVMQLLNFGEAVAIGKRSSEKLFRILDMYDVLADALLEFEMMFTDEYMCTEAKGVLAGLGDAAKGTFLEFENAVKNEASKKPMQNGEIHPLTRYVMNYVKLLVDYSETLNSLLENDEDEADGLKSEDGELETMTPFAKRLLLLISSLESNLEEKSKLYEDGALHCIFLMNNNLYIVQKVKDSELRKLLGDNWVRKRRGSIRQYATSYLRTCWTKALHCLKDEGIGGSSNNASKVALKERFKSFNACFEDIYRIQTGWKVPDPQLREELRISISEKVIPAYRSFMGRFGSQLESGRHAGKYIKYTPEDLENYLLDLFEGSPLVLHHMRRKST